In a genomic window of Atribacterota bacterium:
- the cas4 gene encoding CRISPR-associated protein Cas4, protein MEEKISLETKEQIFLTPSEIIEYLFCPRFIYFMHCLNILQHEEKRFKVLMGRKIHEKKAKINRDYLRRKIGCVKRENLVYLVSERYHLKGEIDEVLFLEDDTMAPLDYKFTEYQERLYRTHRIQSILYGLLIMDNYACQVKKGFLCYVRSKNLLKEITFKDKDFEKISDIIKEMIFIIQNGYFPKATAYKVRCIDCCYKNICLK, encoded by the coding sequence ATGGAAGAAAAGATATCTTTAGAAACTAAAGAACAAATTTTTCTTACTCCTTCTGAGATAATTGAATATTTGTTTTGCCCACGTTTCATTTATTTTATGCATTGTTTGAATATACTCCAACATGAGGAGAAAAGATTTAAAGTTTTGATGGGTAGGAAAATACATGAGAAAAAGGCTAAGATAAATAGAGATTATCTAAGAAGAAAAATTGGGTGTGTGAAAAGGGAAAACCTGGTATATCTAGTTTCAGAAAGATATCACCTTAAAGGTGAAATAGATGAAGTGTTATTTCTGGAAGATGACACAATGGCACCTTTAGATTATAAATTTACTGAGTATCAGGAACGATTGTATAGAACTCATAGAATACAATCGATACTTTATGGACTCTTAATTATGGATAATTATGCTTGTCAAGTGAAAAAGGGTTTCCTTTGTTATGTTAGAAGTAAGAATCTGCTTAAAGAAATTACCTTTAAAGATAAAGATTTTGAGAAAATAAGTGATATAATAAAAGAGATGATATTTATCATTCAAAATGGATATTTCCCCAAGGCAACTGCCTATAAAGTGAGATGTATTGATTGTTGTTATAAAAATATCTGTTTGAAATAG
- the cas2 gene encoding CRISPR-associated endonuclease Cas2: MLVWIIYDIENNKTRSKVAAQCKGYGLVRVQKSVFLGTLNNNEIDEISLKCQELMNQKKDSIYIFPMCDEDFKKVKLLGQAFDKKIVKDEVLAKFF; the protein is encoded by the coding sequence ATGTTGGTCTGGATTATCTATGATATTGAAAACAATAAAACCAGAAGCAAAGTTGCTGCACAATGCAAGGGATATGGATTAGTAAGGGTGCAGAAGAGTGTTTTTCTGGGCACTTTGAATAATAACGAGATTGATGAAATATCTTTAAAATGCCAGGAGCTTATGAATCAGAAAAAAGATTCTATTTATATTTTTCCTATGTGTGATGAAGATTTTAAAAAGGTAAAACTACTAGGACAGGCTTTTGATAAAAAAATAGTGAAAGATGAGGTGTTAGCTAAATTTTTTTAA